The DNA window CGAGGAGATCGGGCTGCTCGGCTCCACCCAGTACGTCGCCTCCCTGTCGCAGCAGCAGCGCGACCGCGTCCGGCTCTACCTGAACTTCGACATGATCGCCTCCCCGAACTACGCCTACAAGCTGTACGACGGGGACGACTCCGACAACACGGGCTCCCCGGCGGGCCCGCCCGGATCGGCCCAGATCGAACAGCGGCTCGCCGCGTTCTTCGGCTCGCGTGACCTGCCCACGGTCGGCACCGACTTCGACGGCCGCTCCGACTACGGGCCGTTCATCGCGGTCGGCATCCCGTCCGGCGGCATCTTCACCGGCGCCGAGGGTGTCAAGACCGCCGAGGAGGCCGCGCTGTTCGGCGGCACGGCCGGGGTCGCGTACGACGTCTGCTACCACCAGGCGTGCGACACGATCGCCAACGTGAACGCGACGGCGCTGGACGTCGACTCCGACGCCATCGCCGACTCCGTCGCCCGCTACGCCTTCGACCTGAGCTCCATCCCGCCGAGGACGGCCGCCACCGCCCGCGCGGCCCTCGCCGGCGCGGCCGGCTGAGCCCACCTGCCGGGCGGCGGGACCCGCCGCCCGGCACCGGGTCAGAGGTCGATGATCAGTTCGAGGAAGGCGGTGGCGGCGGGGGAGGGGCGGTCGGCCCAGATCAGGTGCTCGACCCGGGCCGGGGCGTCGCGGAGGCGGATGACGCGCAGGTCGCGGAGGCGGGGCGCGTACGCGGCCGGGAGCAGGCCCACGCCGAGCCCGTGGCGGACGAGGTCGGCCATGAACTCGGCGGACGACACCTCGAAGGCGACGTCCCTGAGCACGCCCGCGGCGGCGAACGCCTCGTCGGACTGGGCGCGGCCGGCGTGCCCCGCGCGGAAGTCGACGAACGGCTCGCCGGCGAGGCCGGCCAGGTCCGTCTCCTCGTCCGTCAGATGATGGTCGGGCGCGACCACGGCGACCAGCTCGTCCCTGGCCAGCGCGCGGCCGTTGACGCCCCTCGGCTCGGCCCGCGTCGTCAGGCCGAGGAAGGCGACGTCCACCTCGGTCCGCCTGACCCGTTCGATCAGGTCCTCGCTGCCGCCCGCGGCCAGCGTGACGCGCACCCGGGGATGCCGGCCGCGGAACTCCTTCAGCACGGCGGGCAGGTCCACCGCCGCGACCGTGGTGATGGCGCCGACGGCCAGCCGCCCGCGCAGCTCGCCGCTCGCCGCGGCGACCTCGGCCCTGGCGCGGTCGGCGGCCTCCAGGCACTCGCGGGCCGCGGGCAGGAACGCCTCCCCGGCCGGTGTGAGGCGGACCCGCCGGCTGGTGCGCTCGAACAGCCTGGCGCCGAGCTCCCGCTCCAGGGCGGCGATCTGGTGGCTGAGCGCCGACTGCACGACCCGGCAGCGTTCGGCGGCCCGGGTGAAGTTGCTGGTCTCGGCGATCGCGACGACGTACCTCAGCTGTTGCAGCTCCATGCCATCAATCGTGTAGCACGATCGATGTCGATGAAAACTATGTGTTGGACTCATTCATCGGGTCGGGCCCACCCTTGAACGTATGACTGTGCATGGAGATCGCCCGCTGTCATCCACGCGGGCCTGGCTGGGGGTCGCCGCGATCACGGCGAGCCTGTTCGTCTTTCTCACCACCGAGCTGATGCCGGTCGGCCTGCTCACCCCCTTGAGCGAGAGCCTGGGGGTGTCGGTGGGCGCGGCCGGGCTCATGGTCACGCTGCAGGGCGTCTCCGCCGGGCTGGGCGTGCCGTTCATCGTGGCCTGGAGCAGACGGGTCAACCGGCGGGTGCTGCTGTCCGCGCTGCTCGCCGTGCTGGCCCTGGGCAACCTGGTGACCGCCCTGTCGCCGAGCTACGCGCTGATCCTGACCACGCGGCTGCTCATGGGGTTCGCCAGCGGGGTGTTCTGGGCCATCGGCGTCGGCATGGCGATGCGCCTCGTGCCGGAGCGGCAGGCGAACAAGGCGTCCGCGACGGTGATGTCCGGCATCTCGATCGCCACGGTGGCGGGCATCCCGCTGGGGACGTTCCTGGAGAGCCGTACCGACTGGCGGACCACGTTCCTCATCTGGGCCGGGCTGAGCGTGCTGGTGTTCGTCGCGGTCACGGCGTTGATCCCGTCGCTGCCGTCGCGCAACGCCGTGCCGGTCAGGGAGGTCTTCGGGCTGCCGGTCAGGAACGTGCCGCTGCGGCTGGTGCTGGTCACCGTCGTGCTGTTCGTGCTCGGGCACTTCGGGGCCTACACGTTCGTCCGGCCGATCCTGGAGGGCCACACGGGCGCGACGCCCGCCTTCGTCACCGTCGTCCTCATGGTCTTCGGCGCCGCAGGAGCCGTCGGCAACTTCATCGCCGGGCACACGGTGAGCAGGAGCCTGCGGGGCACGTTCGCCGTCGGGTGCGCGGGGCTCGTGCTGTCGCTGCTGGCGCTGCTCGCGGTCGGCGGCGGCGAGGCGGGCGCGGTCGCCGCGCTGGTGGTGTGGGGGCTCTCCTTCGGGGCCGTGCAACTGGCCCAGGTCAACCTCACGCTGGCCGCCGCGCCCGACACCTTCGAGGCCGCGATGTCGCTCAACACGATGGCGTACAACACCTCCATCGCGCTCGGGGCGCTCTTCGGCGGGCTGTTCGCCGACCACCTCGGGGTCACGAGCGTCGTGTGGTTCGGGGTGGCGCTCACCACGGGCTCGCTGCTGGTCAACCTCGCCACCGGGCGGAGGCCGGCGCGCGGCCGGGACGCCGTCGCCGCCACGTCCTCGTCCTGAGCCGGAACAAACCGGCATGGCGTTGAACCGGGCCTCGTGTCCCGGCGTACAACGTGGCGGACGACGGGTGCCCCCGGTGCTCCGGAAAGGCGCCTGACCTGCGCTGACCACCTGTGACGGGGGATGCGATGGCGATGGAGATCCACGGATGGAGCGACGGCCTCGCGCTGCGGCCGCGCGACTACCTCCCGAGCGGCCGGCCGCTCCTCGACGTCGTACGGGCCGCCGGCCCCTTCCGGGGCGAGACGCTCCACGCGCTCGCCCTCGGCACCGCCGCCACCATGGCCCGGCTGCACCTGGCCGGCATCGCGGGGCTGCGGCTCGGCCCGGACAACGTGCTGCTCGGCCGGTACGGGCAGGCGCTCTTCGCCCCCGGGCCGCGTGACAGCGAGTTCCCTTCGCACGACGTGCGGGCGTGGGCCGAGGTCATGATCTTCGCGGCCACCGGCACGGAAGCGGGGGAGGGACCCGGCCTCGACCGGCTGCCGGCGGCGCTGCGCACGCTGGTCGGCGCGTGCCTCCAGGCCGACCCGGACGCCCGGCCCACGGCGGCGGAACTGGTCGCCGGACTGCTCGGCCGGCCCGCGCCCGGTGGCCGCGCCCAGGTCGAGCGGCTGCTGCGCGAGGCGGAGAGCCGGACGCGGCCGTACCAGCCGCCCGCGTACGAGGAGACGCTGGTGAGCACGCCGCTCTGGCGGCGGCCCGCCTTCCTCGCGGGGGTCGCGCTCGGCCTGGTCGTCGTCGCGCTCCTCGCGGGCGCGGTCGTCCTGGTCTCCGCGCTGGCCGCCGCGCCCGTCGCCACGGGAACGGGAGGCGTGTGATGAAGGATCTCGGGCTCGGTGTGCTGGTGGGCATCCTGCTCGGCACCGTGGCGATGTCGCTGGCGCTCGCGCTGTCCGACGTCCCTAAGGCGCGCGCGGCGGGCGGGCTTAACCTGATTTATCAATTAAATCTAGCTGTCGGACCATTCGGCGGAAGCGCCTGACCGCGCTCCCGCCCCTGGCTAGAGTGATAAATCCCATATCAGCGCGATATTCGTTGATATCGCGCAGTGCGCGAGGAGCCCGCCCCCTTGTGAGGAATCACCGCGTAACCGAAGAGGCCATGGTCCGAGCCCTCTACCGCGAATACGGCACCCCGCTGATGGCCTTCGCCGTCCGGCTCACGGGCGGCGACCGGCGCTGGGCCGAGGACGTCGTCCAAGAGACCCTGGTCCGCGCCTGGCGCAACCTCCCCGACCTCCGCACCGAGTCCGGCTCGCTCATGCCGTGGCTCGCCACCGTCGCCCGCCGGGTCGTCATCGACGACCGCCGCCGCTCCGGCACCCGCCCCCTGGACACCGTCGAGGAGATCCCCGAACGCGCTCAGCCCACCCCGGCCGAGGACGAGCGGCTGCTGCGCGAGATCGTGGTGACCGACGCCATGCTCTCGCTCTCCCCCGCGCACCGCCAGGTGCTCACCGAGACCTTCCTGCTCGACCGCTCGCTGGCCGAGGCGGCGGAGACGATCGGCGTGCCGGTCGGAACGATCAAGTCCCGCGTGTACTACGCCATGCGGGCCTTGCGCGTCGCACTGGAAGAAAGGGGGGTGATGCTGCCATGAAAGCGCCGGCGCGTCACATGATGGAGTGGGGGTGGTGACACCATGACCGAGGTCCAACACGAGGACGTCGCCGCGTACGCGCTGGGTCTGCTCGACGAGGGGGAGCGGGCCGCGTTCGAACGCCATCTGGCGGGCTGCCCGAGCTGCGCCGCCGAGGTCGGCATGTTCGCCGAGATGGGCGAGCTGATCAAGGGCGTGCATCCTGACGACCTGCTGCCCAGCCCGCCCGACCCGCAGGTCGAGTCGCTGCTGGTCCGGAGGGCCGCGGCCGAGCGCCGCCGCAGGAGCCTGCACCGCACGCTGACCGCCGCCGCCGCGTGCGCGCTGATCGCGACGGGCGTGTTCCTGGCCGTCCGGTCGTTCGCCTCGGGGCCCGACCCCGACAGCGTCCACAGCCCGGCCGCGGCGCTGCTGATGACCGGGAAGACCTACACCGAGACCGACCCGGCCAGCGGCGTCACCGCCGTCGTCGGCCTGGAGGACAAGGGCTGGGGCACCCACGTCGCGCTGCGGCTGAAGGGCGTGAAGGGGCCGCTCCAGTGCCGGCTGCTCGCGGTGGGCGACGACGGCCGCTCCGAGGTCGTGGCGAGCTGGGGCGTCCCCGACAAGGGTTACGGCGTCCCCGGCGCGCCCGACCCGCTGCTGCTGCACGGCGCCACCAGCCTCACCCAGGACCACCTCAACCACTTCACGGTCGAGACCTTCGACGGCCGTACGCTGGCCTCGATCGCGGTCTGACGGGGCGGCATGCGCATCGACCTGCACAGCCACAGCAGCGCCTCCGACGGCACGCAGCCGCCGGCCGACGTCGTGCGCCGGGCCCGCGAGCGCGGCCTCGACGTGCTCGCGCTGACCGACCACGACACCGTCGCCGGGCACCGGGAGGCGGCCGCCGCGCTGCCCGGCGGGCTGACGCTGGTGCCCGGCATGGAGCTGTCCTGCCGCCGCGGCGAGCAGGGACTCCACCTGCTCGCCTACCTCTTCGACCCGGCCGAGCCCGAGCTGCGCGCCGAGTGCGTACGCCTCAGGGAGGCCCGCGAGACCCGCGCGCGGCTGACCGTCGAGCGGCTGGCCGAGCTGGGCGTGCCGGTGACCTGGGCGCAGGTGGCCGAGCTGGCGGCGGGCGGCCCGGTCGGGAGGCCGCACATCGCCCGCGCCATGGTCGCCGCCGAGGCGATCGCCGCTCCCGACCTGGCGTTCACGCCGGAGTGGATCGGCACGGGCGGGCGGGCGCACGTCTCCCGCTACGCGCTCGACCCCGGACGGGCGGTCCGGCTCGTACGGGCCGCGGGCGGCGTCCCGGTCCTGGCGCATCCCAGGGCCGCCAGGCGCGGCCCGGCCGTGCCCGACGAGTGGATCGCCGAGCTGGCCGAGGCCGGGCTGTTCGGGGTGGAGGCCGACCATCTCGACCACGACGGGCCCGCCCGCGCCCGGCTGCGCGGCCTGGCCGGCGAGCTGGGCCTCGCGGTGACCGGCTCCAGCGACGACCACGGCGAGTTGACCGGCCACCGTCTCGGCTGCGAGACCACCGGCCCCGAGGTCTACGAACGCCTCCTCGCCGAGGCCACCGGCGCCGCCCCGATCGGCGCGCGGCCCGGCTAGGCGGGCGCGCGGCCCGGGCGGGGCGCCGCGAAGTGTGTGACGAACCAGTCGCGGGCGAGGTCCGCGACGGCGTCCAGCGCGCCGGGCTCCTCGAACAGGTGCGTCGCGCCGGGCACGACCGTGAGGCGGTTCTCGGCCCGCAGCCGTTGCTGGGCCTCCTGGTTCAGCTCGATCACGATCGGATCCCTGCCGCCCACGATGAGCAGCGTGGGCGCGCGCACCGCCGCCAGCCGCGGCCCGGCCAGGTCGGGCCGGCCGCCGCGCGAGACGACCGCGGCGATGTCGTTGCCCGGCTGGGCCGCCGCCCAGAGCGCCGCCGCCGCGCCGGTGCTGGCCCCGAAGTAGCCGATCGGCAGGCCGGCCGCGTCGGGGTGCTCCCGAGCCTCGCGGGTGCGTTCCAGCAGGCGTTCGGCCAGCAGGCCGATGTCGAACACGTTCGCCCGGTCGGCCTCCTCCTCGGGCGTCAGCAGGTCGAACAGCAGCGTCGCCAGCCCGGCCTCGTTGAGCGCGCCGGCGACGTACCGGTTGCGCGGGCTGTGCCGGCTGCTGCCGCTGCCGTGCGCGAACATCACCAGCCCCTGAGCGGCGTCAGGGACGACCAGATCACCCTCCACGGACACACGCAACACCTCCCCCCGTCAAGGGCCGCTACCCCGGCAGGCCCCCTCTACCCTCCCGCCCCCGCTGGTGACCTGGGACGCCCTGGGGGAAACTGCTCGCCGACCCCGCCGTCCCCTACGTCGACACGCTGGACTACGCGACCTGCACGAGGGCGCCCGGATTCGTGCTGGAGTGTACTGTGCGGACGGCCATCCCGTTCGTCCGAGGAGCCGGAGCGGAGCGCCGTATGAGCAGGCCGTTGCGGGCCGACGCCCGGCGCAACAGGGCGCGCGTCCTGGAGGTGGCGGCCGAGACGTTCGCCGCCGAGGGCCTGTCGGTGCCCGTGCACGAGATCGCCCGCCGCGCGGGGGTGGGCACCGGCACCGTCAGCAGGCACTTCCCGACGAAGGAGTCGCTGTTCCAGGCGATCCTGCTGGACGCCATGGAGCAGCTCGTCCGGCACGCGGACGAGCTGGCCGCCGCCGAGGAGCCGGGCGAGGCGTTCTTCGCGTTCTTCGCGCGCGTGGCCGAGACCGGCGCCGCCAACCGCGGCCTGGTGGACGCCCTGGCCGGTGCCGGGTTCGACGTCGAGGCGGTGACCGCCGACGGCCGCTACGACGTCATGGGCGCCTGGCGCGGGCTGCTGGAGGCGGCGCAGCGGGCGGGCGCGGTCCGCCCCGACGTCGAGCTGGCCGACGTCAAGGCCCTGCTCAACGCCTGCGTCGCCCGCGAGCGGCCCGGCCCTGACCCGGTGGCCCGTGCCCGCATGCTGGCCGTCGTCCGCGCCGGCCTGCGCCCCTGATCATCGGCGCAGCAGCAGCGCGGTCACGAACTGGAGCAGGTGCCAGGCGCCGTACGCCCCCGCCGCCCAGAACGCCCACTCCTTGCCCCGCCGGATCCTGGAGACCCAGCGCAGCTGCTCCACGGGCTCCCCGCGGGCGCGCAGCGTCCTGGTCACCAGGTAGGCGGCGTTCAGCCAGGCGAACCCGGAGACCAGGAGCAGCCCGGCCGAGAGCCCGAGCAGCAGCTCGGCCCCGCCGGGCACCTCCCACGGCACCTGTCTCACCCAGGCGGCGGCCACGCCCGCGAGCAGCGCGAGGGTGATCCGCCGGTCCGTACGGGCCTGCCGCTTGAGCCACCGTAGGTCACCGCGCCGTAGCTGGTTCTGTCGTG is part of the Nonomuraea coxensis DSM 45129 genome and encodes:
- a CDS encoding LysR family transcriptional regulator; translated protein: MELQQLRYVVAIAETSNFTRAAERCRVVQSALSHQIAALERELGARLFERTSRRVRLTPAGEAFLPAARECLEAADRARAEVAAASGELRGRLAVGAITTVAAVDLPAVLKEFRGRHPRVRVTLAAGGSEDLIERVRRTEVDVAFLGLTTRAEPRGVNGRALARDELVAVVAPDHHLTDEETDLAGLAGEPFVDFRAGHAGRAQSDEAFAAAGVLRDVAFEVSSAEFMADLVRHGLGVGLLPAAYAPRLRDLRVIRLRDAPARVEHLIWADRPSPAATAFLELIIDL
- a CDS encoding MFS transporter; translated protein: MTVHGDRPLSSTRAWLGVAAITASLFVFLTTELMPVGLLTPLSESLGVSVGAAGLMVTLQGVSAGLGVPFIVAWSRRVNRRVLLSALLAVLALGNLVTALSPSYALILTTRLLMGFASGVFWAIGVGMAMRLVPERQANKASATVMSGISIATVAGIPLGTFLESRTDWRTTFLIWAGLSVLVFVAVTALIPSLPSRNAVPVREVFGLPVRNVPLRLVLVTVVLFVLGHFGAYTFVRPILEGHTGATPAFVTVVLMVFGAAGAVGNFIAGHTVSRSLRGTFAVGCAGLVLSLLALLAVGGGEAGAVAALVVWGLSFGAVQLAQVNLTLAAAPDTFEAAMSLNTMAYNTSIALGALFGGLFADHLGVTSVVWFGVALTTGSLLVNLATGRRPARGRDAVAATSSS
- a CDS encoding sigma-70 family RNA polymerase sigma factor; protein product: MVRALYREYGTPLMAFAVRLTGGDRRWAEDVVQETLVRAWRNLPDLRTESGSLMPWLATVARRVVIDDRRRSGTRPLDTVEEIPERAQPTPAEDERLLREIVVTDAMLSLSPAHRQVLTETFLLDRSLAEAAETIGVPVGTIKSRVYYAMRALRVALEERGVMLP
- a CDS encoding zf-HC2 domain-containing protein, producing MTEVQHEDVAAYALGLLDEGERAAFERHLAGCPSCAAEVGMFAEMGELIKGVHPDDLLPSPPDPQVESLLVRRAAAERRRRSLHRTLTAAAACALIATGVFLAVRSFASGPDPDSVHSPAAALLMTGKTYTETDPASGVTAVVGLEDKGWGTHVALRLKGVKGPLQCRLLAVGDDGRSEVVASWGVPDKGYGVPGAPDPLLLHGATSLTQDHLNHFTVETFDGRTLASIAV
- a CDS encoding PHP domain-containing protein, yielding MRIDLHSHSSASDGTQPPADVVRRARERGLDVLALTDHDTVAGHREAAAALPGGLTLVPGMELSCRRGEQGLHLLAYLFDPAEPELRAECVRLREARETRARLTVERLAELGVPVTWAQVAELAAGGPVGRPHIARAMVAAEAIAAPDLAFTPEWIGTGGRAHVSRYALDPGRAVRLVRAAGGVPVLAHPRAARRGPAVPDEWIAELAEAGLFGVEADHLDHDGPARARLRGLAGELGLAVTGSSDDHGELTGHRLGCETTGPEVYERLLAEATGAAPIGARPG
- a CDS encoding dienelactone hydrolase family protein, which encodes MSVEGDLVVPDAAQGLVMFAHGSGSSRHSPRNRYVAGALNEAGLATLLFDLLTPEEEADRANVFDIGLLAERLLERTREAREHPDAAGLPIGYFGASTGAAAALWAAAQPGNDIAAVVSRGGRPDLAGPRLAAVRAPTLLIVGGRDPIVIELNQEAQQRLRAENRLTVVPGATHLFEEPGALDAVADLARDWFVTHFAAPRPGRAPA
- a CDS encoding TetR/AcrR family transcriptional regulator; amino-acid sequence: MSRPLRADARRNRARVLEVAAETFAAEGLSVPVHEIARRAGVGTGTVSRHFPTKESLFQAILLDAMEQLVRHADELAAAEEPGEAFFAFFARVAETGAANRGLVDALAGAGFDVEAVTADGRYDVMGAWRGLLEAAQRAGAVRPDVELADVKALLNACVARERPGPDPVARARMLAVVRAGLRP